ATTCGATTGCTGCATGTGATGCTCTGTCTTACTAACACCCTGCTGTACTTATCCTCGACCGCTTGGTATTCGTGCTTTCAGGCTATATTTGACACTGCTGATACCTCAGGTGACGGTCAAGTTACCATGGAAGAATACGTGGCTGCCATGAGTAAAACTGCATCGAATGTTCATAAGTAAGACTCAACAGCTTATAGTGCTAAGTTAAAAAATATGGCCAGAATTGAAGTTTATGgcagtttttcagttttcaaaATGTTTCAGTTTTTAACACTTTGAAATTTGGGTAAGCGTTTTCTCACCTAATCCTACGCACAAGTAAACTCTTGTTTGTAGTTGTGCCTTAATTTTCAATACTGTAGGTTTATTTAAACTACAAATTTTTGCTCACTCTGTCTAGCATGAGTTTTCAGTATGATTCCAAACTTTGAAATTGTTTGGACAATCAGTTTTTGATATATTGCCAAAATACCGAGGGCACTTTTAACCGgcaaagaaatgaaaaatggctgctgtcAGAACATTAGTTCCTAATGACAAGAAGTTTTTAGtgaataaaatcaaaaatagaCCAAATTAAAAAGCATCTCCTCAGAAACAAAATACTCACactaaaaaagtttttccaCTCATAAATAATTTACTTACTCTATTCGGCTCACTGGTACATCAATCAGTATGCTTCTTCAGTTACTTCTAAAACATCACTTCTTTGAAAGAGTGTGAAAAAGACTATTTACAATCTTTGATTTTTGTGTTTTCATTGAGTTCTGCAAGCTTTAAGCTTTGAGCTTGAAActgatattcagttcaaaagacATTGTGCTATTTTAAGTGTTTTAACAGTTGATTGAAAGAGGTTGTTATGACCAAGAATTAGGGGCGCTTCTGTATGCAAGGATTCAAAGTGTTAAAACAAAGTTGGGCAAACACAGCCACCTTTCCATTTGTCAAATTATCACCCAAATCTTTAAGTTTTAGTTTTTTCAACAATGTCTTAAAATTGCTGATAAACAGAtataattttttcttttgaaagaaattttttttgttaaattatcATCCAAATtctcagtttttttttcaataatgtcttaaaattgcttgtaaaaagattttttttaaaattttgaaagttggtttatacatatgtttataaattttgttCAAGTCATTTTCGAAGTACTTGATTAAATAGGAACAACGGTTACTGCTATCAAAGCAGCCAACTAGCTTCAACCCTCCAaaagttttcaaagttttgagaAGACTAAAGATTTTCTTGCAAAAACAGTGATCTCTTCTGTCATAGTGTTTAGCTGATACTCTGTGATTTATGTTTGTCTGTCTTGCTCTGTGATTTGCCTTGCTGTACTGCATGCTATCAAGTTTAGGCGCCTTGCAGGTAGAGGGGCTTCCGGAAAGACGAACTTACACATAATtttaagtagattttatcaaaaagtaacGGTGTTGTTcaatcatttgtgattgtttttgatgtttgagatggtcTGGCTGCCAAGAcgtttcaaaataaaaattgacaaaacttgattatgGTTACAACACTCACAAGAAAAATGTGTGCGAAATGCCTAATTAAATCTGCAGTGTTACATGTCTCTATTCACATGATCTCTTCGCAACTAAAGCTGTTATAGTCACAGTTTCCCTTGCTTCcagcattttaaccgcaatcaagttttgccgattttaatcttgaaacatcctggcagtcagacctcctcaaatatcaaaagcaATCGCAAAGGATAGAAAACTAccgataatttttgataaaatctactaaagtctTTGTGTAAGTTGAACTTTAGGTGAAAGAAATATTGCTTATGCTCAAAATGATTGAAGTAACGCTTATTTTATTGACCAACTTTTCTTATTAAATGCCATATTCATGTTGTTACTTTaagacaaaatataaaaatgtttatttttcatttcatcCCAACCTAAATGAACATTCACTGAAAACTCTAGCGGAATTGCACATGCATTTGACATGTTTGTTGGCATTGCTTGACTATATGAATATGATTGCTATGCTATTCATACCAAttacaaattttaatttaacaatATAAAAATGTGTCGGAAAGCaacatttaaactttttagtAGAAACTGTAATAATGTTCTAATTTTGTCAGTTATTGTGTATTCTTTCATTGCATAAAAAGGTAGacaacttccaatttcaactccATAGACTGTAAATGTCTGGTCTGGAAAAAGGTGAACCAGCTTTGAAAAGTGATAATATTGTTATGACTTTTTAGTTGATTTGCATTAcctgaaaaattaaacaactaatTGTTTTTATCgcaacaaagttttataaattttcttcgagaaacatcctggcaatcagatcacttcaGGCATCAAAAATGATCGCAAATAATGGAAAAATaccaacactttctgataaaaatctGCAAAGTACTtgtgtaaatttatctttaagaAAAAAAGCTAGTCATTTGTTATCGTTTTCAAAATCAAAGATGGTGGTTTTTAAATATACTTTTTGTAAATATGTGGACTAATTTACACACTCATTGTAcaaataatacatttttttattcattattttaataaatttctgatGATCACTTTAGTGAGTCGGCGTTGCGAAAAGTGTGCAAGAGCTTCGACAAGAATGGAGACGGAACAATAGACAAGACAGAACTTAAGGCTGTGTTTGATGAGCTCTCCCGAGACCTTTCTATGTCGGTGAGTACATCGCTTTTATTGGGAGCTTCAACACTGGATTAGAGCCATAGGCAAAAATTTACATCCAAATAACTACGTGGTAATAATACTCTAGAACTTATCACATTCACCTATCATATTAATTCTGTTTTAGAATTTGCAAAATCAAACTAGAGTTGtgtaaaatttacaaaacattgatataattatattcTATTTGTCAGAATAAGGAATGTgataaattttgataaaagtttgaTCTAAAAGCCATGATTAATCATTTCAAGAAAATTTATTCTGAACCTCGTCTACCACTATAGATGATGTGACCTCTACCTGTATTTGAATCGGTACATTTTGTAGAATTTGCCTCACTTTCTCCATTTTccctaattttatttttgttaggtCCTTTTAGAGATAGCAACGATTTGTCATTTCAAAAAGctcatttcatttttaactttgtCTACCGCTATATATGATATGAATATTTTATAGTATTTCAAGCGCTACACTTTAAAGAATTTGACATAACTTCTTCATTTCCTTATGCCGCCATTTTTGCTTTTGGTAATTGCTTTAGGATTACCTATTCTCAAAGGGGGTGTTAAACTACATATGGAACATTTAGGTTCCATAAGCTCACATATCTCACACAATTGTGAAATAATTGTGGTAATTCACGCCTTGATAGGAGTATATGAACGTTCCGAGATAACGAAGTCGAATCGGATTTGCTGAAGTTGAATGGTCATTTATTACTAAAATATCTTTATTAacctaaataattttattggaTTTATTTGGGTATTGATAGAGAAATTATCTCTTCAATTAATATTGTTTGAGATCCCaagaaagaaaacaactccagttaagtttatttttatatttattagtaaaaattTCAATCAGACAACAATGTTCAAGCAGCAGCCACTTTTAATTTACTGGTCGGTTAGAAGTGTTCTCAATATTTTGGCAATATCTCAATAACTAATAGTCTAATAAGGTTAAACCGTCGAATTATAGTGAAAAAATTTCCCCCCacaaagtaaaaataattttgtaatccTACATAAACCAGAAATATGGTAAAACAAAGTGAAAGTATAAATATGAGCTTACTCGAGTGTTGGATCTCATGGGAACACAATTTCCCAAATTATCTTACGTCGAGGCATGACCTGTCACCTGTAAACCTATAATCTGTAACACAAATTCGAAGACAAACAAGTTTGGGATGTATTGATGTGTTCCTTTTGTAGGATGTTGAGCGAATCATGAAAATGACTGACACCGATGGGGATGGAGTCATCGACTACAATGAGCTGTGTATGAAGGTGTTTGGACAGAGCTGTGACTGAATGAAACAAGCACCTGATAACACTTGTCATCTGAGGCGCACTGACCAGAAATATTGTGATACtaattattcatattatattttaacagTTCAACCTTTTCTTTTTGATGTCGTAGTTAGTATAGAAAGCAACTGCTTTTACGGAGTCACCTTCTAGTGCTCGATGTAATGTTTGCTGCCAGAATATGCTGGTAAGCTGAGCctgttatatttaaaaaataaacatctCATTGTAAAATGAACTCATTTTTATGTCATTAGGAAATGGAAGCTAGTCTAAAGAATATCGCCAAGCTGCTGATGTGACTATGCAATTTGTGCAAATGCACAGCTGAACTCACAaaagatacatacatgtatgtgataaaACCCAGGGTTGAAACTGGTAAACGTTAGTATTTAATAGTTATAAAAGTCTTGAGCAGTTCAGTAAGTCTAGCCACATGTTCAGGTGTATTTAAACTactgaaaatacaaaaacagGAAGTAGAATATATGGTGATACGGAAAGTAATTATAGAAATAAAGTTCACGTGTTTGGTTAAACCTACATGTAGACTAGTTATCAGCAAGGTCATAGACATCAGCTATTTATAATGCCCATATTTCAGCAAAAACATGGTTGGACCTTGTTTTGTATATAATCCTGCAGCTAATCATTTGTCAACACCTAACTAGTTCTTTTAATCAAACGCCGTTTTGAAACAAACAAAAGCAATATTTGAATGCGGAGGTTCTGAAAGTTGCTAccaataaacaaaatattaactACTGAATGGCTTTTATAACAATTCATTGTATTATACAAAGTGATGTTTGGAAGGCCTTTTAAAGTTGCAAATTATTTCGTTAATTGTAAACCTTGAAAAATATTGCTAAGGTTGGTGGTTAAGAAAAGTTGAAACAAAAGCCACGTTTCATTACGTTAACCCCGACGTCCTTCCTATGAGCAATAGGTTAACTTAGCAATTTTAGACTCAAGGTTGATAAGCATTGTTTGCTCATTATACAACATGGTAAACAAAGATTTCTGGCATGCATAATAATTAACAAAACCTCCCATATCGTTTAGTTGTCATATTTCTGTGTGCCAGCATAATAAATCAAGAGGAAATTCGATGGGATTAACAAGCTCATCGCCATAGTAACCTCATATGCAATGCATTAATGTGGGAAGCATATTCAGATTTTCACCTAGGAAATTACAtcatgattacaataaaattgatGATGACAGCTTACATGGTACCAAAAACTATCTTGACTTTGCAAGTTCATGCTTAAAAACTTTGAAGACTAACCTTGTATACAAAAGCAAGTTCCTGATCCTAAACActgttaacaacttttaatcaACTGTGGGACAGATActtagggtagcacaactccttGTGAACAGAATATCATATCGAATCTTCAAACCTGTAAAGCTCaatgaaaaaacagaaatcaaagaTAGTAAGTAGCTTTTTTCACTCTTTCAAAGAAGCGATGTTTTGaaggtaactgaagaaacataatggttgaTGTACACCGGGCTTGATAGAGTgggtatatttgttatgaatagaaaaacaaacagtttgaGTGTAAAGCTCTCATTTCtgttgaaaaaaaacttgtagAATTTTGCAAAACTCATTTAAAAAAGCATATAACCAAAAAAAAAATAGTCTGTTTTACATTTTGTTTAAAATGGGATGTTTTATAGGTAGCGGAAGAAACATACTGATTGCAGTATACCAAGTCCagtagagtgtgtatatttgttataaacaagaaataaatagttttaatgtaaagctcttgttgctgaggagaagctTTCCATCTTTGTCTGTTTTATTCTTCTTTACTAAAAATTTTACTCAGTGTGTTATTAGAAACTATTGTTCTGCCAGCagccattttttttatttctaggtTGGCTAGAAGTGCTTTGGATATGTTAACGATATTGCATGAACTTATTGTCAAATCGCTTTAAAACTTTGGAATTAGACTAGAGGAATATCATGGCCAAAGCgaccaaaattttataattttacaagaATAACAAGTAggaaaaaacaaagcaaaactatgcAGTGAGTTTACTTGAGCATAGAATCATGAAAACTAGCTTAGCGCCAACAAATTTAGCCTACAGGGTGTCTACATAGCCTACACAGCCTACAGGCACTTTGGACGCTAGGATATCGGGCCGGGTGCAGCGGCATTGTTTGATCAGTTTGAGATCTTAACGTGAAGCAGCAAGCCGAGGCTTCAAA
Above is a genomic segment from Watersipora subatra chromosome 6, tzWatSuba1.1, whole genome shotgun sequence containing:
- the LOC137398704 gene encoding uncharacterized protein isoform X2, coding for MATKEQMEEWFKAVDTDGSGSLAYSELSDFLVDNRGYTAAQVEAIFDTADTSGDGQVTMEEYVAAMSKTASNVHNESALRKVCKSFDKNGDGTIDKTELKAVFDELSRDLSMSDVERIMKMTDTDGDGVIDYNELCMKVFGQSCD